A single window of Hymenobacter sp. APR13 DNA harbors:
- a CDS encoding flavin reductase family protein, with amino-acid sequence MSAAFRTIVPSELSPSDWHPFMVGAVAPRPVAFVSTVAADGSVNLSPYSFFNCFGSNPPILAFSPANRVRDNSQKHTLQNVREVAECVVHICDYAMVEQMSLASTEYAKGVNEFVKAGFTQASSQLVRPPRVLEAPAAFECVVEQVIELGQNNGAGNLVLCRVVLAHFREDIILPSGIGIDPRKLDAVARLGGDWYSRSAETLFEVPKPNRRLGIGFDQLPTYLRESTILTGNNLGRLANIEAEAMPTPEQVQAFRQDPMVSYTLSKHAADQSEQRRQLILLGQKLLEEGNMPDAWKVLLLAAE; translated from the coding sequence ATGTCTGCTGCCTTCCGCACCATCGTTCCTTCCGAGCTAAGCCCTTCCGACTGGCACCCGTTTATGGTGGGGGCCGTGGCCCCGCGCCCGGTGGCCTTCGTGAGCACCGTGGCCGCCGACGGCAGCGTGAACCTGAGCCCTTACAGCTTCTTCAACTGTTTCGGCTCCAATCCGCCCATCCTGGCGTTTTCGCCCGCCAACCGTGTGCGCGACAACTCGCAGAAGCATACCCTGCAGAACGTGCGCGAAGTGGCAGAGTGCGTGGTCCACATCTGCGACTACGCCATGGTGGAGCAGATGTCGCTGGCCAGCACCGAATATGCCAAGGGTGTGAATGAGTTCGTGAAAGCCGGTTTTACGCAGGCGTCCAGCCAGCTGGTGCGGCCGCCGCGCGTGCTGGAAGCCCCGGCCGCCTTCGAGTGCGTGGTAGAGCAGGTGATTGAGCTGGGACAGAACAACGGCGCCGGCAACCTGGTGCTGTGCCGCGTGGTGCTGGCCCACTTCCGCGAAGACATCATCCTGCCCTCCGGTATCGGCATCGACCCGCGCAAGCTCGACGCCGTGGCCCGCCTCGGCGGCGACTGGTACAGCCGCTCGGCCGAAACCCTGTTCGAAGTGCCCAAGCCCAACCGCCGCCTCGGCATCGGCTTCGACCAGCTCCCGACCTACCTGCGCGAGTCCACCATCCTGACCGGCAACAACCTGGGCCGCCTCGCCAACATCGAAGCCGAAGCCATGCCCACGCCCGAGCAGGTGCAGGCGTTCCGCCAGGATCCAATGGTGAGCTACACCCTCAGCAAACATGCCGCCGACCAGTCCGAGCAACGCCGCCAATTGATCCTGCTGGGCCAGAAGCTGCTGGAAGAAGGTAATATGCCGGACGCGTGGAAAGTGCTGCTGCTGGCCGCGGAGTAG